The Oreochromis niloticus isolate F11D_XX linkage group LG15, O_niloticus_UMD_NMBU, whole genome shotgun sequence genome includes a region encoding these proteins:
- the LOC100699088 gene encoding activator of 90 kDa heat shock protein ATPase homolog 1: MAKWGEGDPRWIVEERADATNVNNWHWMERDVSSWSSECLHQLLLGVRVEGPEGVCQLTEVTKLEGEASINNRKGKLFYFYEWQLRLRWLGMSCRGVKFRGTIDVSNLSDENDEDDLDICMALCKDQPNTPLLDLMKTSGVQEVRRVLGEYVRRLKSVEVAWPAPDVDVACVDMAWLAPDANVAWPAPGVNVAEKVVPDPVVLMVAMVTGQAPRTLQLQRCDAGQAPWTSQLQRRDAPYGHIALPYSLDPPAAETRCCTGSLDPPAAET, translated from the exons ATGGCTAAGTGGGGTGAAGGAGACCCTCGATGGATAGTAGAGGAGAGAGCTGACGCCACCAACGTCAACAACTGGCACTG GATGGAGCGAGATGTGTCCTCCTGGTCCTCAGAGTGCCTCCATCAGTTGCTACTCGGTGTGCGGGTGGAGGGACCTGAGGGTGTCTGTCAGCTGACCGAAGTCACTAAGCTGGAGGGAGAAGCTTCCATCAATAACCGCAAAGGGAAGCTCTTCTACTTCTATGAGTGGCAGCTGAGACTCAGGTGGCTGG GGATGTCCTGCAGGGGAGTGAAGTTCAGAGGAACTATTGATGTGTCCAACCTGTCTGATGAGAATGACGAGGACGACCTGGAT ATCTGCATGGCTCTCTGTAAGGATCAGCCCAACACACCTCTCCTGGACCTCATGAAGACGTCCGGCGTCCAAGAGGTTCGCAGGGTTCTGGGCGAGTATGTCCGGCGGCTCAAATCAG TGGAAGTGGCTTGGCCGGCACCAGACGTGGACGTGGCTTGTGTGGACATGGCTTGGCTGGCACCGGACGCAAACGTGGCCTGGCCAGCACCGGGCGTGAACGTGGCTGAGAAGGTTGTGCCAGACCCGGTGGTGTTGATGGTCGCAATGGTAACTGGCCaagcccctcggaccctccagctgcAGAGATGTGATGCTGGACAGGCTCCTTGGACCTCCCAGCTGCAGAGACGTGATGCaccttatg gccatatcgccctgcccTACTCCTTGGACCCCCCAGCTGCAGAGACGCGATGCTGCACAGGctccttggaccctccagctgcAGAGACGTGA